A region from the Alosa alosa isolate M-15738 ecotype Scorff River chromosome 7, AALO_Geno_1.1, whole genome shotgun sequence genome encodes:
- the LOC125298107 gene encoding B-cell receptor CD22-like isoform X2, protein MPFTKGPVILTAVFCLLSGVFGQSYRVTYPSTSICGLKRSSVDIPCTYLYPRNRKIIQAFWYIKMTGTKDTGDLSLDTRYQGRVEYLGDKVNNCTLRVKDLRESDTVEKYKFRFITDDPKGKLAGSEVSLTLTDLHVKVSPESVKEGDRVTLTCSTTCSLSKNPTYIWYRDSQPLSNSHTTGSNTLSIPSVSREEDGGYYSCAVRGHEGHPSPSVCILSGWSVTSTPQSICALKGSSEELHSYYTYPCDHAVTKAYWITMWGKAKENPPDLKLEEHYQGRAIYTENNKNSQTLRIGNLSLGDSNSYQFRFITDKGGKYSGLTVGLTVTELQVLVNSATVKEGDRVTLTCSTTCSLSNNPTYIWYRNLQPVNDLHRADNRLDIDSVSIEDAGKYSCAVKGHGIHSSPELILNVRYTPRNTLGSVHPSVEPVEGSSVTLTCSSDANRTAHTFTWYRKHGSESTWLGQGWSYSITNISTKHSGLYYCKGENKHGVSDSSATFVDVHYSPRMTSASLIPSGDLYEGESVTLTCSSDANPPVHTYTWYRKTGDETVLQGTGRMPNLTFNLVPGVDGLYHFPNKHSSLNLVVGGVIGGMLAVVAGVLTGVAVHKRVTQTREMRGTSTAAVRDTTAGPQAVQPGPADDPYTGLKPHHQIP, encoded by the exons ATGCCATTCACAAAAGGCCCTGTGATTCTCACTGCAGTCTTTTGCCTTTTATCAG GTGTCTTTGGTCAGAGCTACAGAGTGACTTATCCCTCAACCAGCATCTGTGGTTTAAAGAGGTCATCTGTGGACATTCCCTGCACTTACTTATATCCAAGGAATCGAAAAATCATACAGGCATTCTGGTACATCAAAATGACTGGGACAAAAGACACGGGTGACTTGAGTCTGGACACCAGATATCAGGGGCGTGTGGAATATCTTGGTGATAAAGTCAACAACTGCACCCTACGAGTCAAGGATCTGAGAGAAAGTGACACtgtggaaaaatacaaattcagGTTCATAACTGATGACCCAAAAGGGAAATTAGCTGGATCTGAGGTCTCTCTGACACTTACAG ATCTTCATGTGAAAGTGAGTCCAGAATCAGTgaaggagggagacagagtaACACTGACCTGCAGCACCACCTGCAGTCTGAGTAAAAACCCCACCTACATCTGGTACAGGGACTCACAGCCTCTGAGCAACTCGCACACAACCGGCAGCAACACCCTGTCCATACCTTCAGTTAGCAGAGAGGAAGATGGTGGTTATTACTCCTGTGCTGTAAGAGGACATGAGGGTCACCCATCACCGTCTGTGT GTATTTTGAGTGGTTGGAGTGTGACCTCCACTCCGCAGAGCATCTGTGCCTTGAAGGGCTCCTCAGAGGAACTCCACAGCTATTACACCTATCCTTGTGATCATGCAGTCACAAAGGCATACTGGATTACCATGTGGGGGAAAGCTAAAGAGAACCCACCGGACTTGAAACTGGAAGAACATTATCAAGGCCGAGCGATTTAcactgaaaataataaaaatagccAAACTCTGAGGATAGGAAACCTTAGCCTCGGTGACTCAAACAGTTATCAGTTCAGGTTTATAACTGATAAAGGAGGAAAATATTCTGGTTTAACTGTTGGGCTCACAGTAACAG AACTGCAAGTGCTGGTTAATTCAGCAACAGTgaaggagggagacagagtaACACTGACCTGCAGCACCACCTGCAGTCTGAGTAACAACCCCACCTACATCTGGTACAGGAACTTGCAGCCTGTTAATGATCTACACAGAGCTGACAACAGGCTGGATATAGACTCTGTCAGCATTGAAGATGCAGGCAAATACTCATGTGCTGTTAAAGGACATGGGATTCACAGTTCACCTGAGTTGATTCTCAATGTCAGAT ATACTCCAAGAAACACATTGGGATCAGTCCATCCTTCTGTTGAACCAGTGGAGGGCAGTTCAGTGACTCTGACCTGCAGCAGTGATGCCAACCGAACAGCACACACCTTCACCTGGTACAGGAAGCATGGGTCTGAATCAACATGGCTTGGACAAGGCTGGAGTTACAGCATCACTAACATCAGCACTAAACACAGTGGGCTTTACTACTGTAAGGGAGAGAACAAACATGGAGTCAGTGATTCAAGTGCTACATTTGTGGATGTCCATT ACTCCCCCAGGATGACCTCAGCATCACTCATCCCCTCTGGTGACCTTTATGAGGGCGAATCAGTGACTCTGACCTGCAGCAGTGATGCCAACCCACCAGTGCACACCTACACCTGGTATAGGAAGACTGGAGATGAAACAGTTCTTCAGGGCACAGGGAGGATGCCGAACCTCACATTTAACCTTGTCCCTGGTGTGGATGGACTTTATCACT TCCCAAACAAACATTCCTCCTTAAATCTTGTGGTTGGAGGTGTGATTGGAGGCATGCTGGCTGTTGTAGCTGGAGTTCTGACTGGAGTTGCTGTTCACAAGAGAGT AACTCAAACCAGAGAGATGAGGGGCACCAGCACTGCAGCAGTAAGAGACACCACCGCTGGTCCACAG GCTGTCCAGCCTGGTCCTGCTGATGACCCATACACAGGTCTCAAACCTCACCACCAGATCCCCTAA
- the LOC125298107 gene encoding B-cell receptor CD22-like isoform X1 encodes MPFTKGPVILTAVFCLLSGVFGQSYRVTYPSTSICGLKRSSVDIPCTYLYPRNRKIIQAFWYIKMTGTKDTGDLSLDTRYQGRVEYLGDKVNNCTLRVKDLRESDTVEKYKFRFITDDPKGKLAGSEVSLTLTDLHVKVSPESVKEGDRVTLTCSTTCSLSKNPTYIWYRDSQPLSNSHTTGSNTLSIPSVSREEDGGYYSCAVRGHEGHPSPSVCILSGWSVTSTPQSICALKGSSEELHSYYTYPCDHAVTKAYWITMWGKAKENPPDLKLEEHYQGRAIYTENNKNSQTLRIGNLSLGDSNSYQFRFITDKGGKYSGLTVGLTVTELQVLVNSATVKEGDRVTLTCSTTCSLSNNPTYIWYRNLQPVNDLHRADNRLDIDSVSIEDAGKYSCAVKGHGIHSSPELILNVRYTPRNTLGSVHPSVEPVEGSSVTLTCSSDANRTAHTFTWYRKHGSESTWLGQGWSYSITNISTKHSGLYYCKGENKHGVSDSSATFVDVHYSPRMTSASLIPSGDLYEGESVTLTCSSDANPPVHTYTWYRKTGDETVLQGTGRMPNLTFNLVPGVDGLYHCKARNKVGLKNSTGVRVSLPVPNKHSSLNLVVGGVIGGMLAVVAGVLTGVAVHKRVTQTREMRGTSTAAVRDTTAGPQAVQPGPADDPYTGLKPHHQIP; translated from the exons ATGCCATTCACAAAAGGCCCTGTGATTCTCACTGCAGTCTTTTGCCTTTTATCAG GTGTCTTTGGTCAGAGCTACAGAGTGACTTATCCCTCAACCAGCATCTGTGGTTTAAAGAGGTCATCTGTGGACATTCCCTGCACTTACTTATATCCAAGGAATCGAAAAATCATACAGGCATTCTGGTACATCAAAATGACTGGGACAAAAGACACGGGTGACTTGAGTCTGGACACCAGATATCAGGGGCGTGTGGAATATCTTGGTGATAAAGTCAACAACTGCACCCTACGAGTCAAGGATCTGAGAGAAAGTGACACtgtggaaaaatacaaattcagGTTCATAACTGATGACCCAAAAGGGAAATTAGCTGGATCTGAGGTCTCTCTGACACTTACAG ATCTTCATGTGAAAGTGAGTCCAGAATCAGTgaaggagggagacagagtaACACTGACCTGCAGCACCACCTGCAGTCTGAGTAAAAACCCCACCTACATCTGGTACAGGGACTCACAGCCTCTGAGCAACTCGCACACAACCGGCAGCAACACCCTGTCCATACCTTCAGTTAGCAGAGAGGAAGATGGTGGTTATTACTCCTGTGCTGTAAGAGGACATGAGGGTCACCCATCACCGTCTGTGT GTATTTTGAGTGGTTGGAGTGTGACCTCCACTCCGCAGAGCATCTGTGCCTTGAAGGGCTCCTCAGAGGAACTCCACAGCTATTACACCTATCCTTGTGATCATGCAGTCACAAAGGCATACTGGATTACCATGTGGGGGAAAGCTAAAGAGAACCCACCGGACTTGAAACTGGAAGAACATTATCAAGGCCGAGCGATTTAcactgaaaataataaaaatagccAAACTCTGAGGATAGGAAACCTTAGCCTCGGTGACTCAAACAGTTATCAGTTCAGGTTTATAACTGATAAAGGAGGAAAATATTCTGGTTTAACTGTTGGGCTCACAGTAACAG AACTGCAAGTGCTGGTTAATTCAGCAACAGTgaaggagggagacagagtaACACTGACCTGCAGCACCACCTGCAGTCTGAGTAACAACCCCACCTACATCTGGTACAGGAACTTGCAGCCTGTTAATGATCTACACAGAGCTGACAACAGGCTGGATATAGACTCTGTCAGCATTGAAGATGCAGGCAAATACTCATGTGCTGTTAAAGGACATGGGATTCACAGTTCACCTGAGTTGATTCTCAATGTCAGAT ATACTCCAAGAAACACATTGGGATCAGTCCATCCTTCTGTTGAACCAGTGGAGGGCAGTTCAGTGACTCTGACCTGCAGCAGTGATGCCAACCGAACAGCACACACCTTCACCTGGTACAGGAAGCATGGGTCTGAATCAACATGGCTTGGACAAGGCTGGAGTTACAGCATCACTAACATCAGCACTAAACACAGTGGGCTTTACTACTGTAAGGGAGAGAACAAACATGGAGTCAGTGATTCAAGTGCTACATTTGTGGATGTCCATT ACTCCCCCAGGATGACCTCAGCATCACTCATCCCCTCTGGTGACCTTTATGAGGGCGAATCAGTGACTCTGACCTGCAGCAGTGATGCCAACCCACCAGTGCACACCTACACCTGGTATAGGAAGACTGGAGATGAAACAGTTCTTCAGGGCACAGGGAGGATGCCGAACCTCACATTTAACCTTGTCCCTGGTGTGGATGGACTTTATCACTGTAAGGCACGAAATAAGGTCGGCTTGAAGAACTCCACCGGAGTCAGGGTCTCCTTGCCAG TCCCAAACAAACATTCCTCCTTAAATCTTGTGGTTGGAGGTGTGATTGGAGGCATGCTGGCTGTTGTAGCTGGAGTTCTGACTGGAGTTGCTGTTCACAAGAGAGT AACTCAAACCAGAGAGATGAGGGGCACCAGCACTGCAGCAGTAAGAGACACCACCGCTGGTCCACAG GCTGTCCAGCCTGGTCCTGCTGATGACCCATACACAGGTCTCAAACCTCACCACCAGATCCCCTAA